The window CACAACAAATGTGCAAAATGTCGTCAATGCAATGAAACAAATGTTGTGGAATTTTATGCAATATTTAATAAGTCCTTAATCGCTGCATGATTCTTTCAACGTGAATCCTAACTCTTGCTACGCTGTATGTTTGTTTGGTTTCTtctgttgaaaatttatttatttttttcaagaaaaggaGGCATAACCATTTTTACTTTCTTGCCACTTGCGCCAATCACTGTTTTGATTTCCGGAAAACCCTTGTCAGCCAAAACAACGTCACCATCTTCTAATATATCTAACAACCCTGACTGACTCTATTGTAAGTTGAGAATCCGATTTTCGCCCTCCAGCTACGTCATATCTTAAGGAAATGAAACCTCCGGGAGTTATACCAATGAGAGCTTTGGCCGTGAAGTCCTTTTTATAGTGCGAGTATGTAAAAACACGATTGTCGACACTTGTTGGTATATCTATTCGAAATTCTGTGCAATCAATTATTAGTCTGGTGTTACTATAATCAGGTATGAAGCAGTCAGACATAGTTTCTTGTACAGCGTCAATATCTGGCTAAAATACTAAATTTCTGGTTGCACTAGCTAGATGTTGCagagtttcataaaaaattgcagaaaTTGTTGTTCTGTGAACACTGAACAGGACACCTAGTGCTGAAAATGTTAATCcagttttaattttcattaaaaaaatcaatattcgaTCTTTTTTTGATACAGTATACTTTCGTGGCGTTGGCATACATATTCTTgtcaataaaaatcaaaactagGGAATGAGACACCAGCCAGATCAAGGATTTCTTAATCCTTTGTCACCGATGCGAATCCAATGAAGTGTTTACTATCCGCTTGACTTTCTTTACCAACAAACGTTTTTTGAGGAGTACTACATTCttgtcaacaaattttttattaccagTATGAATTTTTATCGGCCTCGTATCTTCAACAATTTCTGTCTGAGTTTCAGCATGAAACAAATCATCTTTGACATAACGattacatataaacattttagaATTGACAtcaaatttcgaataaaaatcaACTTGACACTCTTGGTCAACTTTTGAAGACACAATTGGAGGATTATCATTAACATTCATCACCTCCATCGATTCTTTTACATTAAACTCAGAATTTGATGttgaaggtaatttttttttcccatccGCTGATTCATTATGCGCTTGaatctgaaaatataaaattattattatgacattGACATTGATCTAGTTTCacctgtatataatttttatctgttTATCGCTaaagattcatttacttttagAGACTTGTAAATTGAAGGAAATATTGTTGAAACGTAGGCAGGCCTCAATACCTCATCTGACTTTTACCTCCAATAAAATGATCACTACAGATACAATCATATGcacatcatttttattgttgtgaaaaaaaaaattaaaaatacataataataatttactaatttttactAATACTAACGTGACAATCAGTGAAATACACACAAACAGTCAACAACAACCAAAGTGTACTACTCACCTTGAGTGAgtagtaaacaaattttattagtttgttATACATAGTGTATAACTAAACTGACCATACGTCCCGTTTTAAACGGGACTGTCCCTTTATTTGACCATATGTCCCGTTGTCCCCGTACAATGATCCGGGACGCAAAATAGTTCCGTTTTCTGACACCGcgcgaaaattttaaatactagcTGACCAggcgaacttcgtaccgcctaacagtcAATGAATGTCGTGTTACTTTTTAGCTGAACTAATTTAGCCTTTGATGAACGTAAAACaatgatacaaaataatatattcatatagaTCAAGAAAAATCATAGACAACCTATATTCTTTCTATTCTTTTCTAACCTATTCTTTCGCTCTATCTGTAATATCATATACTCTATATGTAATATCAAATGTATGGTATGGTGtgctgtgtgtctgtctattcATTGTCAGTTTTGCACGGATTGATGCTTGTGTATGTTATATGTTGTATAGTGTAGATAGTGATGCCCGCGCCAAATCATCTCGCAGATGGCCGACTCATTCAACTATCACCTGCATTGTTGACGTTTCCCGTAGGAAATCCGGCATAAAATGTAGCCTATAGCCTTCCTCGATAAATAGACTATCTAACAGTGAAAGAATTattcaaatcggttcagtagtttctgagattAGCGcgtttaaacaaacaaacacaacaAACTCTTCAgctttattattagtatatagaTTGGAATACGTCAGACACGATTGCCGAGCCGCCGAGCGGTGCGAGATCGCGTCGTCGACCAATCCGCAATTCCCGCCCGCGCGCGCTATCTGTTGCCTAGTAACGGGTGTAGGTGGGGGAATTTCTTCACTCAGCCACGCACATGTAGTATTctcattattgttttgttttgagtAATTTTCTTGAAGTATTATAGTGTTACACTGGTGACTTATTTGAAGATTTCCGTTGTTTTGtgagattattattatacagtagGTAATATGCCGAAACGCAAGTGTTCATTTAATGTAAACCTACAAGCAAAGTACCCGTTTATTAAGCAAAGTAATACTCCTTCGGATGTCAGATGCGAAAAGTGTCGCACTGAGTTTAGTGTTTCCCATAGTGGTGCTGGTGACATTGAACAGCATTTGAAGtccgaaaaacataaaaatgcagATCGTGTCGTGGCGTCTAGTTCTtcaatgttgaatttttttaagaattcaaaCGAGCCATCTTCAAAAGATTTGGATGTTGCCGCGGCTGAAGGTGTCTGGGCATATCACACTGTACAAGAAAATCACAGTTTCCGCTCTAATGATTGTGCGTCGAAATTAATTCAATCCTGTTTTAATCAGAAATTTACATGCGCGCGTACAAAGACAGAAGCCATTGTCGTAAATGTATTGGCGCGTACAGCGATCGAGGAATTAAAGGACGATCTCAATAGGTCCAACTGCATTACCATTTTAAACGGCGCTTCAAACCACggtaacaagaaaatatttcctttCGTAGTGCGTTTTTTTCAACCTTACGAAGGTGTACAAGTGAAAATTTTAGACCTCCAAGACCAACCAGGTGAAACGTCAGATATCATTGTCAATTATTTACAGAAAGTATTGacagataataatttgacaGAAAAAGTCGTCGCATTTTGTGGCGATAATGCGAATGTAAATTTTGGGGGTGTAGCTAGACGAGGAACTAACAATGTGTTGGCAAAATTGCGGTCATCTTTAAAAAAACCGTTGATCGGTATTGGATGTGGAGCCCATATAATTCACAATGCTATAAAATCTGCTGCAGACGGTCTACCTTTAGATTACGAAAGCATTATTgtgaaattatattcatttttttatatttatacagttCGAATTGAAGCTCTAAAGGAATTTTGTGCTGAAGCTGAAATAGAACATCATCAAATGCTTGGTTACAGTAAAACTCGTTGGCTTGCGCTGATGCCTGCTTTGGagagaattttgaaaatgtatcaGCCgttaaaggaatattttttgagcATTGACAAATGTCCCAAATTATTAAAAGACTTTTTTGAAGATCCTACATCTGAATTATGGCTTTATTTTTTACACGCTCAGTCAGCAAGTTTTCATCAAGCTGTTTTGAAGATTGAAGGTCAAACTTTATCGGCAATTGATGTTGCAAAAGAAATAAATCAACTCAAAGAAAATTTGATACAGAAACAAACCAATCAGTTTCTTCCATTTACTGTTCGTACATTAATAGTAAAACTAAAAGATAATGGCTCTAATATTGATGAAGATTTTGTGAAAAGAACAGCTACAGAATTTTACAAAACGAGCAGTGAATATCTGGAAGAATGGACTTGCATCCTTACTAAAGAAATGGAGATTTTTTTTTGGGCTGATTTAAGAACAGTACCTGCATGGGTAGATGTACAAAAAACATTGgatatattaattgaaaaggGATACATTGACAGCAATAAAGATACAGAAGTATTTGACGAatttacattaatattaaactacGTAACTTCACAGAAAATTTCCGAATGGAATCATTTAAAAGTTCACACTGAAACTCGTTGGGTTGAAGTATTTAAACACTTTCGCGCCAACAATCTTAAGCATGAAAATTTTAGtcttttatttgaatacattttatgtttaccCGGTACAAATGCTTCAGTAGAAAGAATCTTttctttaatgaataaattgtgGACGTCTGAAAAAAACAGCTTACAGGTTTTAGTTTTGAAGGCGATGTTGATAACTAAGGTCAATATAAACAAAACGTGTCAAgaattttatgcttatttaaaATCAACACCTTCTTTATTAAAGCAAATTTGTTCCtccgaaaaatataaatataactaaaaaatatgttgCATATAATTAGTTAATAGTTGCTTTATTGAAGCTGGTAATAACTTCTttctttttcttataataaaaataattttaatgaatgtgCACACAAAataaagaacattaaaaaagttgtgtttattttcattgttaatattatttaatattattatttatattatatgggtTAGACGCCTTTGTTCATTTTCCCATTTGGTCATATTACctaatagatatataatatcatatatattatagtgCCTATGGTCCATCCATACAGATAATATATGGACGTCCCGTTTTGAGCTTAAAAAAAATGGTCAGTTTATGTATAACAGACATATTGTGTAATATACAGTACAAAACACAAATACCAAAACATTCAACATGCAACCAACAACTTCAAATACTAATCAATCacctaaaaaaaatcaaaacacatACTCAAATATCCTAAAAACGGAATCATACCCAACGAAAGACCATGCAATTGTAAtccaaaaaattggaaatatagaATTCAACGACCATACACTAgaattacacaaaatattaaacttaaacaATATAACAGATGCATATCCTATGAGCTTCAGTAGAATTTGTTTTTACCTTAAAACCAAGGAGCTAGCAAACGAAATAGCTGAAAAATATACACAAGTTGAAATAAAACACCACACATCACTCAGAAAATTAGTTACTGCAACCAAGCGTCTAATGATAACCGTTCCAGCCAATGTACCAAACAATATCTTACTGGACCATTTTGCAAAACACTAAATCAAACTAACCTCACCTATAACAAGtgttccgtaatttatgtcAGTTAGTgtacataaattacgaacacaacatattacataaattaatggATCTATTTTCTTATGCGGAGATAGATCGGAGCGCGGAATAATTTACTAACCTATTTGTTTGAGTATTGATTATGGTTCCTCTTCgattgtttaaaacaatatgTGAGCGAGCTgaggtatttttattaaaagatctGGTACGTTTTGATTTATTCTAATTATTGGGTTTTTGGGGATAtagtttgaaatgttttaatttcactatattatgcatccgtttaaacatttaatctagattcatttaatgtttctacatttaaatgacttaaaattgtattttgttattcaataaacactgaaagtgttaaatttgtagactttataagtttttgtaGTAAACACGCAATGTGTTAAATTTGTAGGCTTTATAAGTTTTGTAGTAAACACGCtatgtgttaaatttttatactttataagtTTTGTAATAACACTTAATGcgttaaatttgtatactttataAGTTTTGTAATTGATTATGGTTACATAAAATACCTTTCAAGTTTACAATTATCCtggatattatatttaacttttccTCTCTTGTACCTTTTGTTTTGTAGATGTGTGATTTAGATCCACGCGGTAACTTTTTGGAAAGTAAAGTATGAAGCCTTTGCTTTTAGCACTAAACATCCCGTCCAGTTCTGATCTTATCCTCTGGACCTGTCACTTTTAAATATCAGGGTGGCTCTAAAAGTACAATTATCCCCGAAAACTGTATGGGTGGGCCTAGCACATTTCTTTACTCGTACTCGTAATCTAATAACCCCATAAAGGGTAAATCCCTCTTTTCTAGTAACCCTCAAGGGTtactttctttttgtttttatttttgcttcacAAGAGTAAAACTCGCAAACCCTGTGTTATTACATATCAACAGCGGGAGAAGACAAGCATATTACCTTCCAAACGACCAAATACCTATTCCCGACTCAATTCTTATTGATTACGAAAACGAAAGCCACAGAATTTTTCTTAACATAGATAAAAGCGAAATATGTAATAAGCACGGTCACTCGAAAGACAGATGCAAAAACATCACACACACCGAAGACacaaaccaaaacaaaataaaaacaaacgaaCCAAACGTGGAAAAAATGGATGATACCGAAACAAACACAAGAAAACGAACACATACCGAAAATAATGGCAACCAAGAAACAGACAACGACCAAAATAATACTCAGATACCAAACccaccaaaataaaaataatcgtaGAACAAATATACTCACAAACATCAGACAATTGTAATTCTAATACTGCACAAACCGCACAACAAGAACAAAACCAAACACTTACAATAGAATTACCTACACAACAACCTACACCACCAACTCACCAGGCAACACAAGGAgacgatacaaaaaaaaacaagaacaaGCATcacaaatattcaaaacatcatACAAACGCTAAAACCAACCATGGAAGAAAACCCCGAAAAATTTCCAATGGAATACTCcgtttttgaaaactttatcaTAGACACACaacgaaaagaaaaaatagaaaatatcatcaaaaaatacaacGTACGCTCGGAACATCGTCGAAATGATCCAAATCTTATATAACATACCATCGCAAAACAGGAATATTAAGACCACActaacaaaacttaaaaacaaaattacatccATA is drawn from Chrysoperla carnea chromosome X, inChrCarn1.1, whole genome shotgun sequence and contains these coding sequences:
- the LOC123302864 gene encoding uncharacterized protein LOC123302864, whose translation is MPKRKCSFNVNLQAKYPFIKQSNTPSDVRCEKCRTEFSVSHSGAGDIEQHLKSEKHKNADRPSSKDLDVAAAEGVWAYHTVQENHSFRSNDCASKLIQSCFNQKFTCARTKTEAIVVNVLARTAIEELKDDLNRSNCITILNGASNHGNKKIFPFVVRFFQPYEGVQVKILDLQDQPGETSDIIVNYLQKVLTDNNLTEKVVAFCGDNANVNFGGVARRGTNNVLAKLRSSLKKPLIGIGCGAHIIHNAIKSAADGLPLDYESIIVKLYSFFYIYTVRIEALKEFCAEAEIEHHQMLGYSKTRWLALMPALERILKMYQPLKEYFLSIDKCPKLLKDFFEDPTSELWLYFLHAQSASFHQAVLKIEGQTLSAIDVAKEINQLKENLIQKQTNQFLPFTVRTLIVKLKDNGSNIDEDFVKRTATEFYKTSSEYLEEWTCILTKEMEIFFWADLRTVPAWVDVQKTLDILIEKGYIDSNKDTEVFDEFTLILNYVTSQKISEWNHLKVHTETRWVEMCDLDPRGNFLESKV